The Streptomyces sp. P9-A4 genome contains a region encoding:
- a CDS encoding PP2C family serine/threonine-protein phosphatase: MHGTSAIGYRHLRERMPCQDAWRCRKTPSGLVLAVADGAGSAPRSEEGAKQAVRLATRAFEPLVTPWEQLPDAHARKASLTDAFREVRAAFLRWCGDSPAPYATTLTVVVLAPGWLGQLSVGDGLVVVRSDVGDPAHPSSYDLLPRAHTGSEYANETVFVGSPTALRQIRVDCVRDDGIDGVLLSTDGLTQALLRRAPAGRPPMPHDAFLGHLFDRLGRPDYDHDEEERRLSEFLGSDQITRVTGDDKTLLWAIRT, from the coding sequence GTGCACGGCACCAGCGCGATCGGCTACCGGCACCTGCGGGAGCGGATGCCCTGCCAGGACGCGTGGCGGTGCCGCAAGACCCCGTCGGGGCTCGTCCTCGCGGTGGCGGACGGCGCGGGGAGCGCGCCGCGCTCCGAGGAGGGCGCCAAGCAGGCCGTACGCCTGGCGACCAGGGCGTTCGAGCCGCTGGTGACGCCCTGGGAGCAGCTGCCGGACGCGCACGCGCGCAAGGCGTCGCTGACCGACGCGTTCCGTGAGGTGCGGGCCGCGTTCCTGCGGTGGTGCGGCGATTCGCCCGCCCCGTACGCGACCACCCTGACGGTGGTGGTCCTCGCCCCGGGCTGGCTGGGGCAGCTGTCGGTCGGTGACGGTCTCGTGGTCGTCCGGTCCGATGTGGGCGATCCCGCGCACCCCTCCTCGTACGATCTGCTGCCACGCGCGCACACCGGCAGCGAGTACGCGAACGAGACCGTGTTCGTGGGCTCGCCGACCGCGCTCCGGCAGATCCGGGTGGACTGCGTCCGCGACGACGGCATAGACGGGGTGCTGCTGTCCACCGACGGGCTGACCCAGGCCCTGCTGCGGCGGGCGCCGGCCGGGCGGCCCCCGATGCCGCACGACGCGTTTCTCGGGCATCTCTTCGACCGGCTCGGCCGGCCCGACTACGACCACGACGAGGAGGAGCGGCGGCTCTCCGAGTTCCTCGGATCGGACCAGATCACCCGGGTGACCGGGGACGACAAGACTCTCCTGTGGGCGATACGGACATGA
- a CDS encoding vWA domain-containing protein, with protein sequence MTPTPQPDEAPLPVPYMGFEFDSAQRLPLLLCLDTSTSLTRNDAISSLNTALGSWAESLAEDMALSAAVDVAVITFGGGDGITVWQGSTPLGATAPVWPHSPFVPAHEFRPPVLRAHGVTLLDRALRLAMEVVADYKAGLRAEGLTYYRPQICVVTDGFPSDEEGRFSHAYRELLPDLRRAEEERRFRLFAVGVGERHAGAEEVLQELAPHYHAWLDGFPFAELLTAMSHSAKATQGGAAEAEFQEIFARLKRRRGGGQVPA encoded by the coding sequence GTGACTCCCACGCCTCAGCCCGACGAAGCCCCGCTCCCCGTTCCGTACATGGGCTTCGAGTTCGACAGCGCCCAGCGGCTGCCGCTGCTGCTCTGCCTGGACACCTCGACCTCCCTGACCCGGAACGACGCCATCTCCTCGCTCAACACCGCCCTCGGTTCCTGGGCGGAGAGCCTCGCCGAGGACATGGCGCTGAGCGCCGCCGTCGACGTCGCCGTGATCACCTTCGGCGGCGGCGACGGCATCACGGTCTGGCAGGGGTCCACCCCGCTCGGCGCCACCGCCCCGGTGTGGCCGCACAGTCCATTCGTACCGGCCCACGAGTTCCGGCCTCCGGTGCTCAGGGCGCACGGCGTGACGCTCCTCGACCGGGCGCTGCGCCTGGCGATGGAGGTGGTCGCCGACTACAAGGCGGGGCTGCGGGCCGAGGGTCTGACGTACTACCGCCCGCAGATCTGTGTCGTCACGGACGGCTTCCCGAGCGACGAGGAGGGCCGGTTCTCGCACGCCTACCGCGAACTCCTGCCCGATCTGCGCAGGGCGGAGGAGGAGCGCCGCTTCCGGCTGTTCGCGGTGGGGGTGGGCGAGCGGCACGCGGGCGCCGAGGAGGTGCTCCAGGAGCTGGCGCCGCACTACCACGCCTGGCTGGACGGCTTCCCGTTCGCGGAGCTGCTCACGGCGATGTCGCACAGCGCCAAGGCCACCCAGGGCGGCGCGGCGGAGGCCGAGTTCCAGGAGATCTTCGCCCGGCTGAAGCGCCGGCGCGGCGGCGGGCAGGTCCCGGCGTGA
- a CDS encoding serine/threonine-protein kinase, producing the protein MSTYDGTDRIGNFTVVRTLGNGGMGKVYLCRTPAGQRLAVKVIRRELADLHEIRQRFAREVDALLDVHSPYTVPVYAAETVRPPLWLATRYVAGPTLEARVTGDGPLPEQQVAALGCMLAEALSEVHARGVIHRDVKPSNIILESGEPRLIDFGIARTTAAAKGLTLPGTVLGTHGYMAPEQVLGREPTPAVDVFALGAVLAYAATGRPAFGTGLPASIKVLEGASPELTGVSTPLAGLITACLATAAVDRPLPGVLMTALSGLLGTGPGTEPGGAEGGRERTEPVPDPPHRCHVPARGGASDPCGLRPIASRLLASGLSQDLVRKAVLHHAR; encoded by the coding sequence ATGAGCACGTACGACGGTACGGACCGGATCGGCAACTTCACGGTCGTCCGCACACTCGGCAACGGCGGCATGGGCAAGGTCTACCTCTGCCGGACCCCCGCCGGGCAGCGGCTCGCGGTCAAGGTGATCCGCCGGGAGCTGGCCGACCTCCACGAGATCAGACAGCGCTTCGCCCGCGAGGTGGACGCCCTCCTCGACGTCCACAGCCCCTACACCGTGCCCGTCTACGCCGCCGAGACCGTCCGGCCGCCGCTCTGGCTCGCCACCCGTTACGTGGCGGGGCCCACCCTGGAGGCCAGGGTCACCGGCGACGGGCCGCTGCCCGAGCAGCAGGTGGCGGCGCTCGGCTGCATGCTCGCGGAGGCGCTCTCCGAGGTGCACGCGCGCGGGGTGATCCACCGCGACGTCAAACCCAGCAACATCATCCTGGAGAGCGGTGAACCCCGTCTCATCGACTTCGGGATCGCCCGTACGACGGCGGCGGCGAAGGGCCTGACCCTCCCGGGCACCGTCCTCGGCACCCACGGCTACATGGCGCCCGAGCAGGTCCTGGGGCGCGAACCGACCCCCGCCGTCGATGTCTTCGCCCTCGGCGCCGTCCTCGCGTACGCGGCCACCGGCCGCCCGGCCTTCGGCACCGGACTGCCCGCGAGCATCAAGGTCCTCGAAGGCGCGAGCCCCGAGCTGACCGGGGTGTCCACGCCGCTCGCCGGACTGATCACCGCCTGTCTGGCCACCGCCGCGGTCGACCGCCCGCTGCCCGGCGTCCTCATGACCGCTCTCTCCGGCCTCCTCGGGACCGGCCCCGGCACCGAACCCGGCGGCGCCGAGGGCGGCCGGGAGCGCACCGAGCCCGTCCCCGATCCCCCGCACCGCTGCCATGTGCCCGCGCGGGGCGGCGCGAGCGACCCCTGCGGGCTGCGCCCGATCGCCTCCCGGCTCCTCGCCTCGGGGCTCTCCCAGGACCTCGTCCGGAAGGCGGTTCTGCATCATGCCCGCTGA
- a CDS encoding GTP-binding protein has translation MDFASSSGGAARSTTSAKIVVAGGFGVGKTTFVGAVSEINPLRTEAVMTSASAGIDDLTHTGDKTTTTVAMDFGRITLDQDLILYLFGTPGQDRFWFMWDDLVRGAIGAVVLVDTRRLADCFPAVDYFENSGLPFVIALNGFDGAQPYQPEEVREALQIGPDTPIITTDARHRADAKSALITLVEHALMARLR, from the coding sequence GTGGACTTCGCAAGCTCTAGCGGCGGCGCGGCCCGTTCAACCACCAGCGCGAAGATCGTGGTGGCGGGTGGCTTCGGCGTGGGCAAGACCACGTTCGTGGGCGCCGTCTCTGAGATCAACCCGCTGCGTACCGAAGCCGTCATGACCTCCGCCTCCGCGGGCATCGACGACCTCACGCACACCGGCGACAAAACGACGACGACCGTCGCCATGGACTTCGGCCGCATCACCCTGGACCAGGACCTGATCCTGTACCTGTTCGGCACCCCCGGACAGGACCGTTTCTGGTTCATGTGGGACGACCTGGTCCGCGGCGCCATCGGCGCCGTCGTCCTCGTCGACACCCGCCGTCTCGCCGACTGCTTCCCGGCGGTCGACTACTTCGAGAACAGCGGTCTGCCCTTCGTGATCGCCCTCAACGGCTTCGACGGCGCCCAGCCGTACCAGCCGGAGGAGGTCCGCGAGGCCCTGCAGATCGGCCCCGACACCCCCATCATCACCACCGACGCCCGCCACCGCGCCGACGCCAAGAGCGCTCTCATCACGCTCGTCGAGCACGCCCTCATGGCCCGGCTCCGGTAG
- a CDS encoding DUF742 domain-containing protein, which produces MVTPPGSNPYNGYDAYQAPQGGSAQNNRFNFPSTPSRQGVPQPYQQPQAPSTGGHRASRAPSAAGSSSSGGSGGHNPLVRPYAMTGGRTRPRYQLAIEALVSTTADPSRLQGQLPEHQRICQLCFEIKSVAEISALLSIPLGVARILVADLAEAGLVAIHQPGGDETAGGQPDVTLLERVLSGLRKL; this is translated from the coding sequence GTGGTAACACCACCGGGCTCAAACCCCTACAACGGTTATGACGCGTACCAGGCGCCGCAAGGCGGCTCCGCGCAGAACAACCGGTTCAACTTTCCCTCCACCCCGAGCAGACAGGGCGTACCGCAGCCCTACCAGCAGCCTCAGGCCCCGTCCACCGGCGGGCACCGCGCCTCGCGCGCTCCGTCCGCCGCCGGTTCCAGCAGTTCGGGCGGTTCCGGCGGGCACAACCCGCTGGTGCGTCCGTACGCGATGACCGGCGGCCGGACCCGGCCGCGCTACCAGCTCGCCATCGAGGCGCTGGTCAGCACCACCGCCGATCCGTCCAGGCTGCAGGGCCAGTTGCCCGAGCACCAGCGGATCTGCCAGCTGTGCTTCGAGATCAAGTCGGTCGCCGAGATCTCGGCTCTTCTCTCCATCCCCCTCGGCGTCGCCCGAATCCTCGTCGCCGACCTGGCAGAGGCCGGACTCGTCGCCATCCACCAGCCGGGCGGCGACGAGACCGCCGGCGGTCAGCCAGACGTGACACTGCTCGAAAGGGTGCTCAGTGGACTTCGCAAGCTCTAG
- a CDS encoding roadblock/LC7 domain-containing protein — translation MSQAAQNLNWLITNFVDNTPGVSHTVVVSADGLLLAMSEGFPRDRADQLAAVASGLTSLTAGASRIFEGGAVNQTVVEMERGFLFLMSISDGSSLAALAHPEADIGLVGYEMALLVDRAGTVLTPDLRAELQGSLLN, via the coding sequence ATGAGCCAGGCGGCGCAGAATCTGAACTGGTTGATCACCAACTTCGTGGACAACACCCCCGGGGTGTCGCACACGGTGGTGGTCTCCGCCGACGGACTCCTGCTGGCGATGTCCGAGGGCTTCCCGCGGGACCGCGCCGACCAGCTGGCGGCCGTCGCCTCCGGACTGACCTCGCTGACCGCGGGCGCGTCCAGGATCTTCGAGGGCGGTGCGGTCAACCAGACCGTGGTGGAGATGGAGCGCGGCTTCCTCTTCCTGATGTCGATCTCGGACGGCTCCTCGCTGGCCGCGCTCGCGCACCCGGAGGCCGACATCGGTCTCGTGGGTTACGAGATGGCGCTGCTCGTGGACCGCGCGGGTACGGTCCTGACTCCCGACCTCCGGGCGGAGCTTCAGGGAAGTCTTCTCAACTAA
- a CDS encoding sensor histidine kinase: MRRSKESSAEQETRGNFTPPSRTAVSPADVPVTPPPAPASTGSSSKLSPRNWRVPTRLNAILCIPVLVGLVMGGFQVKGAIDTWQEAQDAEKTALIVRAASEYSTALLNERDLTAGPLLTAKTPGDRKSDKVQQAYAATDAARVKFDEAAKNLPSGQGLERRLRLFKDEEPKLDALRKAAYTRALDPVNTQLGYTGVQHYLAEFSNELGLGTGNVTTYGRSVYAIQLSKGAESLQRSIGTQLLVRPSQDEAVFAQQSVAFNSYNYLEQIALGEFSSGGLPEDVDLLKKIMAGKAAEGAKQMRAADVELPKGKDGSVYSGVAAAIGSAKDPEALAALKSRGITAETWSAVATAKFEGYSEMEKALVDKAVAEAARVSDEAKTDAWVNGGIVVIALLAAFVLAGMMARQMSRSMRELRTAAFGIAEQRLPMLVDQLSRTEPGRVDTRVQPIPIDSRDEIGEVARAFDQVHREAVRLAAEQAMLRGNVNAIFTNLSRRNQSLIEGQLTLITDLENNEADPDQLENLFKLDHLATRMRRNGENLLVLAGEEPGRRWDQPVPLVDVMRAASSEVEQYERIELAGVPEAEIHGQAVTDLVHLLAELLENATTFSSPQTKVRVTATRLPDGRVMVEIHDKGIGLTAEDFADINHKLANPPTVDAAVSQRMGLFVVGRLADRHGIRVQLRPSGEQAGTTSLVMLPDAITHGGGGEQPLQGDFTVSQIMPQQQSAFESAPQQPQQPMLTAADLGFDDSRYEQPAEEELPADPVDRSLKREGRRAALEAQTGQGGDRPLFRDEAEQGGEYPQQAPAQEYGLPQQQAQEYPAEQYAPAQEYGQPQQPQQAQGYGQEYAAGYPQQDGYGAGYAAPQQGYEAYPPQGYAESSYATPESEHQQYGNTFDPQPQQGEWQDQSAYQGGWPQEYGTESESAPGAPEQAPDRVGFDRPGPAPRAVPDAGHALTDAGLPRRGSVASPTQQAPQQQAPQPAEPAQPVQEQQDEADGTDEWRSTNDERWQRAGKLKEPKAGGVTSSGLPRRVPKANLVEGTAEQTPQGGPQVSRAPEDVRGRLSNLRRGVQQGRNAGTDTNGSGLGPGSTYNQER; encoded by the coding sequence GTGAGGCGAAGCAAGGAAAGCTCCGCGGAGCAGGAGACGCGGGGCAACTTCACACCGCCGTCGCGCACGGCCGTGTCGCCCGCGGACGTGCCCGTGACGCCGCCGCCCGCCCCGGCGAGCACGGGAAGCTCCAGCAAGCTGTCGCCCCGCAACTGGCGGGTGCCCACCCGGCTGAACGCGATCCTCTGCATACCCGTGCTCGTCGGCCTCGTCATGGGCGGCTTCCAGGTCAAGGGAGCCATCGACACCTGGCAGGAGGCGCAGGACGCCGAGAAGACCGCGCTCATCGTGCGGGCCGCCTCGGAGTACAGCACCGCCCTCCTCAACGAGCGCGACCTCACCGCCGGTCCGCTGCTGACCGCGAAGACCCCCGGCGACCGCAAGAGCGACAAGGTCCAGCAGGCGTACGCCGCGACCGACGCCGCCCGGGTCAAGTTCGACGAGGCCGCGAAGAACCTGCCCTCGGGCCAGGGCCTGGAGCGGCGTCTGCGTCTCTTCAAGGACGAGGAGCCGAAGCTCGACGCGCTCCGCAAGGCCGCGTACACCCGCGCCCTCGACCCGGTGAACACCCAGCTCGGGTACACCGGCGTCCAGCACTACCTGGCCGAGTTCTCCAACGAGCTCGGCCTGGGCACCGGCAACGTCACCACCTACGGCCGCAGTGTCTACGCGATCCAGCTCTCGAAGGGCGCGGAGTCCCTCCAGCGCTCCATCGGCACCCAGCTCCTGGTCCGGCCCAGCCAGGACGAGGCCGTCTTCGCCCAGCAGTCCGTGGCGTTCAACTCGTACAACTACCTGGAGCAGATCGCCCTCGGCGAGTTCTCCTCCGGTGGTCTGCCCGAGGACGTGGACCTGCTGAAGAAGATCATGGCCGGCAAGGCGGCCGAGGGCGCCAAGCAGATGCGGGCCGCCGACGTCGAGCTGCCCAAGGGCAAGGACGGCTCCGTCTACTCCGGCGTCGCCGCCGCGATCGGCTCCGCCAAGGACCCCGAGGCCCTCGCGGCGCTGAAGTCCAGGGGCATCACCGCCGAGACCTGGTCGGCCGTCGCCACCGCGAAGTTCGAGGGCTACTCCGAGATGGAGAAGGCCCTCGTCGACAAGGCCGTGGCCGAGGCCGCCCGGGTCTCCGACGAGGCCAAGACGGACGCCTGGGTCAACGGCGGCATCGTCGTCATCGCCCTGCTCGCCGCCTTCGTCCTCGCCGGGATGATGGCCCGCCAGATGAGCCGCTCGATGCGCGAGCTGCGCACCGCCGCCTTCGGGATCGCCGAGCAGCGCCTGCCGATGCTGGTCGACCAGCTCTCCCGTACCGAGCCCGGCCGCGTCGACACCCGCGTCCAGCCCATCCCGATCGACTCGCGGGACGAGATCGGCGAGGTGGCCCGCGCCTTCGACCAGGTCCACCGCGAGGCCGTCCGGCTCGCCGCCGAGCAGGCCATGCTCCGGGGCAACGTCAACGCGATCTTCACCAACCTCTCGCGCCGCAACCAGTCGCTGATCGAGGGCCAGCTGACCCTCATCACCGACCTGGAGAACAACGAGGCCGACCCGGACCAGCTGGAGAACCTCTTCAAGCTGGACCACCTGGCGACCCGTATGCGCCGCAACGGCGAGAACCTCCTGGTCCTCGCCGGCGAGGAGCCCGGCCGCCGCTGGGACCAGCCGGTCCCGCTGGTCGACGTCATGCGCGCCGCCTCCTCCGAGGTGGAGCAGTACGAGCGCATCGAGCTGGCCGGCGTGCCGGAGGCCGAGATCCACGGCCAGGCCGTGACCGACCTCGTGCACCTGCTCGCCGAGCTGCTGGAGAACGCCACCACGTTCTCCTCCCCGCAGACCAAGGTCCGCGTCACCGCGACCCGTCTCCCCGACGGCCGGGTGATGGTCGAGATCCACGACAAGGGCATCGGCCTCACCGCCGAGGACTTCGCGGACATCAACCACAAGCTGGCCAACCCGCCGACCGTGGACGCCGCGGTGTCGCAGCGCATGGGCCTCTTCGTGGTCGGCCGGCTCGCCGACCGCCACGGCATCCGGGTCCAGCTCCGCCCCTCGGGCGAGCAGGCCGGCACGACCTCCCTGGTCATGCTGCCGGACGCGATCACCCACGGCGGTGGCGGCGAGCAGCCGCTGCAGGGCGACTTCACGGTCTCCCAGATCATGCCGCAGCAGCAGAGCGCCTTCGAGAGCGCGCCGCAGCAGCCGCAGCAGCCGATGCTGACCGCCGCCGACCTCGGCTTCGACGACTCGCGTTACGAGCAGCCGGCCGAGGAGGAGCTCCCGGCCGATCCGGTCGACCGCTCGCTGAAGCGCGAGGGGCGGCGTGCCGCACTGGAGGCCCAGACCGGGCAGGGCGGCGACCGTCCGCTCTTCCGCGACGAGGCGGAGCAGGGCGGTGAGTACCCGCAGCAGGCCCCGGCGCAGGAGTACGGCCTCCCGCAGCAGCAGGCCCAGGAGTACCCGGCGGAGCAGTACGCCCCTGCGCAGGAGTACGGGCAGCCGCAGCAGCCCCAGCAGGCTCAGGGCTACGGCCAGGAGTACGCGGCGGGCTACCCGCAGCAGGACGGCTACGGCGCGGGCTACGCGGCACCGCAGCAGGGCTACGAGGCGTACCCCCCGCAGGGCTATGCGGAATCTTCGTACGCGACTCCGGAATCCGAACACCAGCAGTACGGCAACACATTCGATCCCCAGCCCCAGCAGGGGGAGTGGCAGGATCAGAGCGCGTATCAGGGCGGCTGGCCGCAGGAGTACGGGACGGAATCGGAATCTGCTCCCGGCGCTCCCGAACAGGCTCCCGACCGCGTAGGCTTCGACCGTCCGGGTCCGGCCCCGCGTGCCGTCCCGGACGCCGGTCACGCGCTGACCGACGCCGGACTGCCGCGCCGCGGCAGCGTCGCCTCGCCGACCCAGCAGGCGCCGCAGCAGCAGGCACCGCAGCCGGCCGAGCCCGCGCAGCCGGTGCAGGAGCAGCAGGACGAAGCCGACGGTACCGACGAATGGCGCTCGACCAACGACGAGCGCTGGCAGCGGGCCGGCAAGCTCAAGGAGCCGAAGGCGGGCGGGGTCACCTCGTCCGGTCTCCCCCGCCGGGTCCCGAAGGCCAACCTGGTCGAGGGCACGGCCGAGCAGACCCCGCAGGGCGGCCCCCAGGTCTCCCGGGCACCCGAGGACGTCCGGGGCAGGTTGAGCAACCTGCGCCGGGGTGTCCAGCAGGGACGCAACGCGGGAACGGACACGAACGGATCGGGCCTCGGCCCGGGCAGTACCTACAACCAGGAGCGTTAG
- a CDS encoding GTP-binding protein, whose amino-acid sequence MDFASSSGGAARSTTSAKIVVAGGFGVGKTTFVGAVSEINPLRTEAVMTSASAGIDDLTHTGGKTTTTVAMDFGRITLDQDLILYLFGTPGQDRFWFMWDDLVRGAIGAVVLVDTRRLADCFPAVDYFENSGLPFVIALNGFDGAQPYQPEEVREALQIGPDTPIITTDARHRADAKSALITLVEHALMARLK is encoded by the coding sequence GTGGACTTCGCAAGCTCTAGCGGCGGCGCGGCCCGGTCTACCACCAGCGCGAAGATCGTGGTGGCGGGTGGCTTCGGCGTGGGCAAGACCACGTTCGTGGGCGCCGTCTCTGAGATCAACCCGCTGCGTACCGAAGCCGTCATGACCTCCGCGTCGGCCGGTATCGACGACCTCACGCACACGGGTGGCAAGACGACCACCACGGTGGCGATGGACTTCGGCCGCATCACCCTGGACCAGGACCTGATCCTGTACCTGTTCGGCACCCCCGGGCAGGACCGTTTCTGGTTCATGTGGGACGACCTGGTCCGCGGCGCCATCGGCGCCGTCGTGCTGGTCGACACCCGCCGTCTCGCCGACTGTTTCCCGGCGGTCGACTACTTCGAGAACAGCGGTCTGCCGTTCGTGATCGCCCTCAACGGCTTCGACGGCGCCCAGCCGTACCAGCCGGAGGAGGTCCGCGAGGCCCTGCAGATCGGCCCCGACACCCCCATCATCACCACCGACGCCCGCCACCGCGCCGACGCCAAGAGCGCTCTCATCACGCTCGTCGAGCACGCCCTCATGGCCCGGCTGAAGTAG
- a CDS encoding DUF742 domain-containing protein: protein MTPPPASHDPYGASVDEYGHEGDQPLVRPYAMTGGRTRPRYQLAIEALVSTTADPAHLATLLPEHQRICHLCREVKSVAEVSALLSMPLGVARILVADLAEAGMVAIHQPGNGETGGTPDVTLLERVLSGLRKL, encoded by the coding sequence ATGACCCCGCCCCCCGCCTCTCACGATCCGTACGGCGCCTCAGTCGACGAGTACGGACACGAGGGCGACCAGCCGCTGGTGCGTCCTTATGCGATGACCGGCGGCCGGACCCGGCCGCGCTACCAGCTCGCCATCGAGGCGCTGGTCAGCACCACGGCCGACCCGGCGCACCTCGCCACGCTGCTTCCGGAGCACCAGCGGATCTGCCACCTGTGCCGTGAGGTCAAGTCGGTGGCCGAGGTGTCCGCGCTCCTGTCGATGCCGCTCGGCGTCGCCCGAATCCTCGTCGCCGACCTGGCGGAAGCCGGCATGGTGGCCATCCACCAGCCGGGCAACGGAGAGACCGGCGGCACGCCGGACGTGACTCTGCTCGAAAGGGTGCTCAGTGGACTTCGCAAGCTCTAG
- a CDS encoding roadblock/LC7 domain-containing protein has translation MSQAAQNLNWLITNFVDNTPGVSHTVVVSADGLLLAMSEGFPRDRADQLAAVASGLTSLTAGASRIFEGGPVAQTVVEMERGFLFLMSVSDGSSLAVLAHPECDIGLVGYEMALLVDRAGSVLTPDLRAELQGSLLH, from the coding sequence ATGAGCCAGGCGGCGCAGAATCTGAACTGGTTGATCACCAACTTCGTGGACAACACCCCCGGGGTGTCGCACACGGTGGTGGTCTCCGCCGACGGACTCCTGCTGGCCATGTCCGAAGGATTCCCCCGCGACCGCGCCGACCAGCTGGCGGCGGTCGCGTCCGGACTGACCTCGCTGACCGCGGGCGCGTCCAGGATCTTCGAGGGGGGCCCCGTCGCGCAGACCGTGGTGGAGATGGAACGCGGCTTCCTCTTCCTCATGTCGGTCTCCGACGGTTCCTCGCTGGCCGTGCTCGCGCACCCCGAGTGCGACATCGGCCTCGTGGGCTACGAGATGGCGCTGCTGGTCGACCGGGCCGGCAGCGTGCTCACCCCGGACCTGCGTGCGGAGCTCCAGGGCAGCCTGCTCCACTAG